The Acidimicrobiales bacterium genome includes a window with the following:
- a CDS encoding glucose-1-phosphate thymidylyltransferase, producing MKGLILAGGSGRRLRPLTHTSAKQLVPIANVPILHYVVADLVGVGITDIGIVVGDTAAEVMASIGDGSRWGAKVTYIAQDRPLGLAHAVVVAGPFLGDEPFAMYLGDNMFEDSLDGVVDGFDGCSAARLLLARVDDPSAFGVADVAPDGTIVGLAEKPEEPASDLALVGVYLFGPRIHEAVRAIEPSARGELEITDAIQWLLDAGEVVEHRVLEGWWIDTGKKDPLLECNRLVLDRLGGDGVVVDGDAEVVDSTLVGPVVVAAGARISGSTVGPYVAVGARCAIEGSTVEHSVLMDGAVVSDLDRLTGSVLGRSAEVTGSRGDRVDLSVLLGDHSVVDARSSEGGTGG from the coding sequence GTGAAGGGACTGATCCTGGCCGGGGGGAGTGGACGGCGTCTGCGTCCGCTGACCCACACCAGCGCCAAGCAACTGGTCCCCATTGCCAATGTTCCGATCCTGCACTACGTGGTGGCCGACCTGGTGGGGGTGGGGATCACCGACATCGGGATCGTGGTGGGCGACACCGCCGCCGAGGTGATGGCCAGCATCGGTGACGGCAGCAGATGGGGAGCGAAGGTGACCTACATCGCCCAGGATCGGCCCCTTGGCCTCGCCCACGCCGTGGTCGTCGCCGGCCCTTTTCTGGGCGACGAGCCGTTCGCCATGTACCTGGGTGACAACATGTTCGAGGACTCCCTCGACGGGGTGGTCGACGGGTTCGACGGCTGTTCGGCTGCTCGGCTGCTTCTGGCCCGGGTCGACGACCCGTCGGCGTTCGGGGTGGCCGACGTGGCGCCCGACGGGACGATCGTCGGGTTGGCCGAGAAGCCCGAGGAGCCGGCGTCCGACCTGGCCCTGGTCGGCGTGTACCTGTTCGGTCCCCGAATTCACGAGGCGGTGCGGGCCATCGAGCCGTCGGCGCGGGGGGAGTTGGAGATCACCGATGCCATCCAGTGGCTGCTCGACGCCGGCGAAGTGGTGGAGCACCGGGTGTTAGAGGGCTGGTGGATCGACACCGGCAAGAAGGACCCCTTGTTGGAGTGCAACCGCCTGGTGCTGGACCGGCTGGGCGGCGACGGTGTGGTGGTCGACGGCGACGCCGAAGTGGTGGACTCCACTCTGGTGGGTCCGGTGGTGGTGGCTGCCGGTGCCCGGATCAGTGGCAGCACGGTCGGCCCCTACGTGGCCGTGGGCGCCCGCTGCGCCATCGAGGGTTCGACCGTGGAGCACTCGGTGCTCATGGACGGGGCCGTGGTGTCGGACCTCGACCGGCTGACCGGCTCGGTCCTGGGCCGGTCAGCCGAGGTGACGGGGTCTCGCGGCGACCGGGTAGACCTGTCGGTGCTGCTCGGCGACCATTCGGTGGTCGACGCCCGGAGTTCGGAGGGGGGCACCGGTGGCTGA
- a CDS encoding dTDP-4-dehydrorhamnose 3,5-epimerase family protein, with product MAEVRAVTAIDGVLVVDPVVHVDDRGSFVETWRQEWLGDVAPMVQGNRADRVAGSLVGLHYHRRQADYWVVVGGTARVVLHDLRVGSPTDGATVEMNLGGDGPDRHRGLYIPPGVAHGFAALTDLTLTYLVDGTYDPDDELGVAWDDPAVGADWVVADPVLSARDRANPNRDDLSDDRRPVYVER from the coding sequence GTGGCTGAGGTGAGGGCTGTGACAGCCATCGACGGGGTGCTGGTCGTCGACCCGGTGGTCCACGTCGACGACCGGGGCTCATTTGTCGAAACGTGGCGTCAGGAGTGGCTGGGTGACGTGGCACCCATGGTGCAGGGCAACCGGGCCGACCGGGTGGCCGGTTCCCTCGTCGGGTTGCACTACCACCGCCGCCAGGCGGACTACTGGGTGGTGGTCGGGGGGACGGCCCGCGTCGTGCTTCACGACCTGCGGGTCGGATCGCCCACCGACGGCGCCACCGTCGAGATGAACCTCGGGGGCGACGGTCCGGACCGCCATCGTGGCCTGTACATCCCGCCCGGGGTGGCTCACGGGTTCGCGGCGCTCACCGACCTGACCCTCACGTACCTGGTGGACGGCACCTACGACCCGGACGACGAGCTGGGGGTGGCGTGGGACGACCCGGCCGTCGGTGCCGACTGGGTGGTGGCCGACCCGGTGTTGTCGGCGCGCGACCGGGCCAACCCGAACCGGGACGATCTTTCCGACGACCGGCGACCCGTCTACGTGGAGCGCTGA
- the rfbB gene encoding dTDP-glucose 4,6-dehydratase, which translates to MTGGAGFIGANFVHRAVARGDEVTVYDALTYAGNPANLAGLDGRSGYRFVHADVCDASTLSMVMPGHDAVVHFAAESHVDRSLVDPDRFVTTNCGGTATVCRVAMEVGVGRVLHVSTDEVYGSIGEGSFVEGDPLAPSSPYSASKASADLIALSYHETFGLPVVVTRSSNNYGRFQFPEKVIPLFVTRLLRGGRVPLYGDGGNVRDWCHVDDNCAALERVLTDGEAGTVYNVGAGAEVDNLDLTRRLLDLCGADESAVQYVADRPGHDRRYSVDTTRIRSLGWAPSRSLDEGLAETVAWYRDHQDWWEPLLGDAR; encoded by the coding sequence GTGACCGGGGGCGCCGGATTCATCGGTGCCAACTTCGTCCACCGGGCCGTGGCCCGGGGCGACGAGGTGACGGTCTACGACGCCCTCACCTATGCCGGCAACCCGGCCAATCTGGCGGGCCTGGACGGTCGGTCCGGCTACCGGTTCGTCCACGCCGACGTGTGTGACGCCTCGACCCTGTCGATGGTCATGCCGGGCCACGACGCGGTAGTCCACTTCGCGGCGGAAAGCCACGTGGACCGGTCGCTGGTCGACCCGGACCGGTTCGTCACCACCAACTGCGGCGGCACGGCAACCGTGTGCCGGGTGGCCATGGAGGTCGGCGTCGGGCGGGTGCTCCACGTGTCAACCGACGAGGTGTACGGCTCCATCGGGGAGGGTTCGTTCGTCGAAGGGGATCCGTTGGCCCCCAGTTCGCCGTATTCGGCATCGAAGGCCTCCGCTGACCTGATCGCCCTCTCGTACCACGAGACGTTCGGGCTTCCCGTCGTGGTGACCCGGTCGTCGAACAACTACGGGCGCTTCCAGTTTCCGGAGAAGGTCATCCCGTTGTTCGTGACCCGCCTACTGCGTGGCGGCCGGGTCCCGTTGTACGGCGACGGAGGCAACGTCCGCGACTGGTGTCACGTGGACGACAACTGTGCCGCTCTGGAGCGGGTGCTAACCGATGGCGAGGCCGGCACCGTCTACAACGTGGGGGCGGGCGCCGAGGTCGACAACCTGGACCTGACCCGTCGACTCCTGGACCTATGCGGGGCCGACGAGTCGGCCGTCCAGTACGTGGCCGACCGTCCCGGGCACGACCGCCGCTACTCGGTGGACACCACCCGGATCCGCAGCCTCGGTTGGGCTCCGTCCCGTAGCCTCGACGAGGGCCTGGCCGAGACCGTGGCGTGGTACCGCGACCATCAGGACTGGTGGGAGCCCCTGCTGGGGGATGCCCGGTGA
- a CDS encoding sugar nucleotide-binding protein yields the protein MTVLVTGSGGRLGRAMVAGFTDRGSGAEPVVGLDRPALDVADRQAVHAAVRTHRPTVIVNCAAWTDVDGCEGDADRARRINSGAVGHLREAAETVGAHLVQISTDFVFDGRATEPYPEDHPTGPLSIYGASKLAGELAAGPDATVVRTSWLQPADASGMVEYLLDALAGDGTIQMGDQRRACPTFVADLVPVIVDLVDQRVAGTVHATNSGATTWFEFSQHVAVATGRDPDRIEARSDPGLDGTSPAPRPEFSALDNGVLRSMGHLGLRHHLDAVAELVAGAGF from the coding sequence GTGACCGTTCTGGTGACCGGCTCCGGTGGTCGCCTTGGGCGAGCCATGGTCGCCGGATTCACCGACCGGGGGTCGGGCGCCGAGCCGGTCGTGGGCCTTGACCGGCCGGCTCTCGACGTGGCCGATCGGCAGGCCGTGCACGCCGCCGTGCGGACCCACCGGCCGACGGTGATCGTGAACTGTGCGGCGTGGACCGACGTCGACGGTTGCGAGGGCGACGCCGACCGGGCCCGACGCATCAACAGCGGGGCGGTGGGCCACCTTCGGGAGGCCGCCGAGACGGTGGGAGCCCACCTGGTCCAGATCTCCACCGACTTCGTGTTCGACGGACGGGCGACCGAGCCCTACCCCGAGGACCACCCGACGGGCCCGTTGAGCATCTACGGGGCGTCCAAACTGGCCGGCGAGTTGGCGGCCGGTCCGGACGCCACCGTGGTACGGACTAGTTGGCTGCAACCCGCTGACGCCTCCGGAATGGTGGAGTACCTCCTGGACGCGTTGGCTGGCGACGGGACGATCCAGATGGGCGACCAGCGCCGGGCCTGCCCGACCTTCGTGGCCGACCTGGTCCCGGTGATCGTCGACCTGGTGGACCAGCGGGTAGCCGGGACGGTGCACGCCACCAACAGTGGCGCAACCACGTGGTTCGAGTTCTCCCAGCACGTGGCCGTGGCCACCGGTCGCGATCCCGACCGGATCGAGGCCCGATCTGACCCGGGGCTGGACGGCACGTCGCCGGCCCCCCGACCTGAGTTCTCGGCGCTGGACAACGGGGTGCTCCGGTCGATGGGCCACCTGGGCCTTCGCCACCACCTCGACGCGGTGGCCGAACTGGTCGCCGGGGCAGGGTTCTGA
- a CDS encoding DUF6077 domain-containing protein yields MHVDVGDTIARRADRTLDLVMMALAVWTVLFHLGRLTGVGRDATFGAWLLVLVLAAVGAAARASGNRPHAGQVAGRGDGWALPAGPGSAGRLSRWPLLPGLASAGLLAVVDVDGLWWPVVWLGLLGALGVAVRAIRVAGPTAATTARAVLYRTSRTAALSVLLLAALAALLSLTMVRPDQDDVFVVNRSAWVAAHDGAFPDRDTIFSDDVLPVERPAALATSVEALLGSAAAAGRVSAVGLTHLGFGPLVAALAVLATWRLLRGLGSRSAAAATWAGTAFLVLDGAVHGSFGNFFAGRSWQGKAVFLLIVVPTLWHHGSAYGRSGRRRHLWMVAAGVVAGLGLTSSSVLIAPPVVLAAVGAAAWDSGDLRRIVGATAAVTPALLAGLYALAADPQRLGDVGATLAFLDVGRLLDSGTEPVAVLRMVFGDGLPAFLALGAALTAWAVVGPRSSRLVLLAGPVVVFGAFLAPGVLDVLDAAGEADAVAWRTLWVLPLPAMVGLVLTAVRPGVRAAPAMVPAVLLAALLVVGTPITSGDNRGTELVWPPVVDLPRPEVESARTLRSLAPFGGTVAGPEDVDFAVAVLGVDVRAVNPRSSYLQGRHAGADFHAMDRLTLSHALSHGHAEWGADAVAQAVEVLSPDAICLTSGGGDEVADVLLVAGYVRVAEDPVCRFYVR; encoded by the coding sequence GTGCACGTCGACGTCGGCGACACCATTGCCCGCCGGGCCGACCGGACCCTCGATCTGGTGATGATGGCCCTGGCCGTCTGGACGGTGCTCTTCCACCTGGGCCGCCTGACCGGGGTGGGACGCGACGCGACCTTCGGCGCGTGGCTGCTGGTGCTGGTGCTGGCTGCGGTGGGTGCAGCCGCCCGGGCATCCGGGAATCGACCGCATGCCGGACAGGTAGCTGGTCGGGGAGACGGGTGGGCTTTACCCGCCGGACCGGGCTCCGCGGGTCGCCTGTCGCGCTGGCCGTTACTTCCGGGCTTGGCCTCGGCCGGCCTGCTGGCCGTGGTCGACGTGGACGGTCTCTGGTGGCCGGTGGTCTGGTTGGGTCTCCTGGGGGCACTGGGCGTAGCGGTCCGGGCCATACGGGTGGCGGGTCCGACGGCCGCTACGACGGCTCGGGCCGTCCTGTACCGCACGTCGCGAACCGCCGCCCTGTCGGTCCTGCTGCTGGCCGCCCTGGCTGCCCTGCTGTCGTTGACCATGGTCCGGCCCGATCAGGACGACGTGTTCGTAGTCAACCGTTCAGCCTGGGTGGCCGCCCACGACGGGGCCTTTCCAGACCGCGACACCATCTTCAGCGATGATGTGTTGCCCGTTGAGCGACCCGCTGCGTTGGCCACCTCGGTCGAAGCCCTGCTGGGAAGCGCAGCGGCCGCCGGTCGGGTCTCGGCGGTCGGGTTGACCCATCTGGGGTTCGGCCCGCTGGTGGCCGCCCTGGCCGTACTGGCCACCTGGCGGCTTCTACGGGGTCTGGGTTCGAGGTCCGCGGCGGCCGCCACGTGGGCCGGTACCGCCTTTCTGGTGCTGGACGGTGCCGTCCACGGTTCGTTCGGCAACTTCTTCGCCGGCAGGTCCTGGCAGGGCAAGGCGGTCTTCCTGCTGATCGTCGTACCCACCCTCTGGCACCACGGGTCGGCCTACGGGCGCAGTGGGAGACGCCGTCACCTGTGGATGGTGGCCGCCGGCGTGGTGGCCGGCCTCGGACTCACCTCGTCGTCTGTGCTGATCGCCCCGCCGGTCGTGCTGGCCGCGGTCGGGGCCGCCGCCTGGGACAGCGGTGATCTCCGCCGTATCGTCGGGGCGACGGCCGCTGTGACGCCGGCGTTGCTGGCCGGCCTGTACGCCCTGGCCGCCGATCCTCAACGCCTCGGCGACGTCGGCGCGACCTTGGCCTTCCTCGACGTGGGCCGCCTGCTTGACAGCGGGACCGAGCCGGTGGCCGTGCTGCGAATGGTGTTCGGCGACGGCCTTCCGGCGTTCTTGGCCCTCGGGGCAGCGTTGACCGCCTGGGCTGTGGTGGGCCCCCGGAGTTCACGTCTGGTGCTGCTGGCCGGGCCGGTGGTGGTCTTCGGGGCCTTTCTGGCCCCCGGGGTACTTGACGTGCTTGATGCCGCCGGCGAAGCCGACGCCGTGGCCTGGAGGACCCTCTGGGTGTTGCCGTTACCGGCCATGGTGGGCCTGGTTCTGACCGCGGTACGTCCCGGCGTGAGGGCCGCCCCGGCCATGGTTCCGGCGGTACTGCTGGCCGCCCTGCTGGTCGTCGGTACGCCGATCACCAGTGGGGACAACCGGGGCACAGAGTTGGTGTGGCCGCCGGTAGTCGACCTGCCGCGCCCCGAGGTGGAGAGTGCCCGCACCCTTCGTTCCCTGGCGCCGTTTGGCGGGACGGTGGCCGGTCCGGAGGACGTGGACTTCGCGGTGGCCGTACTGGGCGTAGACGTGCGGGCCGTCAATCCCCGGTCGTCGTACCTGCAGGGGCGTCACGCGGGAGCCGACTTTCATGCCATGGATCGCCTGACCTTGTCGCACGCCCTGTCGCATGGCCATGCCGAGTGGGGGGCCGACGCCGTAGCCCAGGCCGTTGAGGTGTTGTCACCGGACGCGATCTGCCTCACGTCGGGAGGCGGCGACGAGGTGGCCGACGTATTGCTCGTTGCCGGGTACGTCAGGGTGGCCGAGGACCCCGTCTGCCGGTTCTACGTGCGCTGA
- a CDS encoding methyltransferase domain-containing protein has protein sequence MSDRCWRDGAEDRITAVLRDATDRSSASDELAAHIDDWPTRYHFGRARTNLLQPLRVGTGVRILDVGAGSGVNSRWAAEQGASVVAVEGDGLRAEAAALRCEDLDVEVRHCAATDVVDDDGFDLVLCVGVLEYAGHEPDRFLAHLAALVRPGGALVVAIENRFGLAYWLQADEDHLGLPFVGLEGYPPVAATGATATVRTFSRPELAGHLTAAGLTAQRWYQPFPDYKLPTTVLTDRCYDQPDAVDLVDQLVGPPIDRSRMGGRVSADERAIHRQVIGAGHGADMANSFLVVAATDDTALDRRSDGDALAWRFTGDRRRAHLRVRRLTDDGVRRIDRRATHLVGAATGDDRWLVLRSPGGATDDYTPGPNLEQVALDRIRAGDLTGVRVVLAAWSAVADQGAVHRTVSDTEAHPFLSAGSRTVLPGDHLDLGLDNLVGPVDRPDELRFVDDEWEATGGVDRHLVAVRTCWKLAATLVAGGTRHPWPTSTTVDRLADKLCALLPDGPPNATVDHLHLAEASLRVEAMGGDLATHVAQLRAVGRRSVANPTVGSGGRSPLGRRLAALKRLPGGGRLADLVRRLR, from the coding sequence GTGAGCGACCGGTGCTGGCGAGATGGCGCCGAGGACCGGATCACCGCTGTGCTCCGCGACGCCACGGATCGATCCAGCGCGTCTGACGAACTGGCCGCCCACATCGACGACTGGCCGACCCGCTACCACTTCGGTCGGGCCCGCACCAACCTCCTGCAGCCGTTGCGCGTCGGAACCGGGGTCCGGATCCTGGACGTTGGAGCGGGCAGCGGAGTGAATAGCCGGTGGGCGGCCGAGCAGGGAGCCAGCGTGGTGGCCGTCGAGGGCGACGGACTACGGGCCGAGGCCGCCGCGCTGCGGTGCGAGGACCTGGACGTCGAGGTCCGCCACTGTGCGGCCACCGACGTCGTTGACGACGACGGCTTCGACCTCGTGCTGTGCGTCGGGGTGCTGGAGTACGCAGGCCACGAACCCGACCGTTTCCTGGCCCACCTGGCCGCTCTGGTGCGCCCCGGCGGCGCCCTGGTGGTGGCCATCGAGAACCGGTTCGGCCTCGCCTACTGGTTGCAGGCCGACGAGGACCACCTCGGACTGCCGTTCGTCGGCCTGGAGGGCTACCCACCGGTGGCCGCAACCGGCGCCACGGCCACCGTGCGCACCTTCTCACGCCCCGAACTGGCCGGGCACCTGACGGCCGCCGGCCTGACCGCCCAACGCTGGTACCAGCCGTTCCCCGACTACAAGTTGCCCACCACCGTGTTGACCGACCGGTGCTACGACCAGCCCGACGCCGTCGACCTCGTCGACCAGTTGGTCGGTCCCCCCATCGACCGCAGTCGCATGGGCGGGCGGGTGTCGGCCGATGAGCGGGCCATCCACCGGCAGGTCATCGGAGCCGGTCACGGAGCCGACATGGCCAACTCGTTCCTGGTGGTGGCGGCCACCGACGACACTGCACTGGACCGCCGCTCCGACGGCGACGCCCTGGCCTGGCGGTTCACCGGCGACCGACGGCGTGCCCACCTGCGTGTCCGGCGCCTCACCGATGACGGTGTCCGGCGCATCGACCGCCGGGCCACCCACTTGGTCGGCGCAGCCACTGGGGACGACCGCTGGCTGGTCCTGCGTTCGCCGGGAGGGGCAACCGACGACTACACACCGGGACCCAACCTCGAGCAGGTGGCCCTGGACCGGATCCGTGCCGGAGACCTGACCGGGGTGCGGGTCGTGCTGGCCGCCTGGTCGGCAGTGGCCGACCAGGGTGCGGTGCACCGAACGGTGTCGGACACCGAAGCCCATCCGTTCCTGTCGGCCGGTAGCCGGACCGTGCTGCCCGGCGACCACCTGGACCTGGGCCTGGACAACCTGGTGGGCCCGGTCGACCGACCGGACGAGTTGCGTTTCGTGGACGACGAATGGGAGGCAACGGGTGGCGTGGACCGCCATCTGGTGGCTGTCCGAACCTGCTGGAAGCTGGCTGCCACCCTGGTGGCCGGCGGGACCCGCCATCCCTGGCCTACGTCGACCACCGTGGACCGACTGGCCGACAAACTGTGTGCCCTGCTGCCCGACGGCCCTCCGAACGCCACCGTGGACCACCTGCACTTGGCCGAGGCGTCCCTGAGAGTTGAGGCCATGGGCGGCGACCTGGCCACCCATGTCGCCCAGCTCCGGGCGGTGGGCCGCCGCAGCGTGGCCAACCCGACAGTGGGCAGCGGTGGACGATCCCCTCTGGGTCGACGCCTCGCCGCCCTCAAGCGGCTCCCCGGCGGTGGACGCCTGGCCGACCTGGTCCGACGCCTGCGCTGA
- a CDS encoding ABC transporter ATP-binding protein: MAPPTGTAVHLEGLGKRFRLTHDRNWTLKATMLAGHRTRYEEFWALRDLDLEIPHGSTFGIIGGNGSGKSTLLKVLAGILRPDEGTATVDGRLSALLELGAGFHPELTGRENVYLNGAILGFTSRDIRRRFDDIVGFAELDRFIDEPVRNYSSGMYVRLGFSVAIHVEPEILLVDEVLAVGDHSFQRRCLDRFAQLKAEGRTIVLVSHDLDMVSWLCERTAWIQNGALQTVGPSPEVINSFLDGANEPAPGTPTPGTPTPGIQRRFGGLGDDDLVRAVDLVDPNGHRMDRVGSGHPVRFRVRVDAGRADEPLTVALGLYRSDGTHVASINSGAEARGLVPEEAPGGNGAGTVEVDYAIDALAVQPGTYELSVALHDASMRKVFERHTHLIRFEVEPSGGDHQNGLVALGGTWSARSVDAQATGPRSDDPGSDGS; the protein is encoded by the coding sequence ATGGCGCCACCCACCGGCACGGCGGTGCACCTCGAGGGTCTAGGCAAGCGGTTCCGCCTCACCCACGACCGGAACTGGACCCTCAAGGCCACCATGCTGGCCGGCCACCGCACCCGCTACGAGGAGTTCTGGGCCCTGCGTGACCTGGACCTGGAGATCCCCCATGGTTCGACCTTCGGGATCATTGGCGGCAACGGCTCAGGCAAGAGCACCCTGCTGAAGGTGCTGGCCGGGATCCTCCGCCCCGACGAGGGCACGGCGACCGTCGACGGTCGCCTGTCGGCCCTCCTGGAACTAGGCGCCGGCTTTCACCCGGAGTTGACGGGCCGCGAAAATGTGTACCTGAACGGCGCCATCCTGGGCTTCACGTCAAGGGACATCCGTCGGCGCTTCGACGACATCGTGGGCTTCGCCGAGCTGGACCGCTTCATCGACGAGCCGGTACGCAACTACTCGTCGGGGATGTACGTCCGCCTGGGATTCTCGGTGGCCATCCACGTGGAACCGGAGATCCTGCTGGTCGACGAGGTGCTTGCCGTGGGCGACCACTCGTTCCAGCGGCGCTGCCTGGACCGGTTCGCCCAGCTGAAGGCCGAGGGCCGCACCATCGTGTTGGTCAGCCACGACCTGGACATGGTCAGCTGGCTGTGCGAGCGCACGGCATGGATCCAGAACGGTGCCCTGCAGACCGTCGGTCCGTCACCCGAGGTCATCAACAGTTTCCTGGACGGCGCCAACGAGCCGGCACCGGGCACCCCGACACCTGGCACCCCGACACCTGGCATTCAACGCCGGTTCGGAGGGCTGGGCGACGACGACCTGGTCCGGGCCGTCGACCTGGTCGACCCCAACGGGCATCGGATGGACCGGGTCGGATCGGGCCACCCGGTGCGATTCCGGGTCCGGGTGGACGCCGGGCGGGCCGACGAACCGCTGACGGTGGCCCTCGGGTTGTACCGGTCCGACGGAACCCACGTGGCCAGCATCAACTCTGGCGCGGAGGCCCGCGGGCTCGTTCCCGAAGAGGCCCCTGGAGGCAACGGTGCCGGCACCGTCGAGGTGGACTACGCCATAGACGCCCTGGCCGTGCAACCCGGCACCTACGAACTGTCGGTCGCCCTCCACGATGCGTCGATGCGCAAGGTGTTCGAGCGCCACACCCACCTGATTCGCTTCGAGGTGGAACCCAGCGGTGGCGACCACCAGAACGGCCTGGTGGCCCTCGGTGGCACCTGGTCGGCCCGATCGGTGGACGCCCAAGCGACGGGCCCCCGATCAGATGACCCCGGATCGGACGGCTCGTGA
- a CDS encoding ABC transporter permease has product MPLPRLPRSRRDLHALLPVDLLVNLTLRDLRSKYKRSALGWTWSVLNPVVAVVVYSAVFSVFLRIEPSIGDPSGLHSYAVFLLVTLLPWQFHVTSLTEATRAITANAPLVTKIYFPRWVLPTSSVLARFLTLLVEMTVLLVLIAVLQGHVAFQWIPVLVLLMALQLLFTIGLALMISAANVYFRDVQHFLGVALAPWMFLTPILYPLNMVPADREFLGVGYRTLYQLNPMVSWAKAYRNVLYDLRFPSAERWLAIVAATAIVLVAGFRVFNRLEPRMAEEV; this is encoded by the coding sequence GTGCCCCTCCCCCGGCTACCGCGGTCGCGCCGCGACCTCCACGCGCTCCTCCCGGTGGACCTCCTGGTCAACCTCACCTTGCGGGACCTCCGGTCCAAGTACAAGCGTTCGGCGTTGGGCTGGACGTGGTCGGTACTCAACCCGGTGGTCGCGGTGGTCGTCTACTCGGCCGTCTTCTCCGTGTTCCTGCGCATCGAACCGTCGATCGGCGACCCCAGCGGCCTCCACTCCTACGCCGTGTTCCTGCTCGTCACCCTGTTGCCATGGCAGTTCCACGTGACCAGCCTGACCGAGGCCACCCGGGCCATCACGGCCAACGCCCCGCTGGTCACCAAGATCTACTTCCCACGCTGGGTGCTCCCCACCTCGTCGGTCTTGGCCCGCTTCTTGACCCTGCTGGTCGAAATGACGGTGCTGCTGGTTCTCATCGCCGTCCTCCAGGGCCACGTGGCCTTCCAGTGGATCCCGGTGCTGGTGCTCCTCATGGCCCTGCAACTGCTGTTCACCATCGGGCTGGCGCTCATGATCAGCGCAGCAAACGTGTACTTCCGTGACGTCCAGCACTTCCTCGGTGTGGCGCTGGCCCCGTGGATGTTCCTGACACCCATCCTCTACCCGCTCAACATGGTCCCGGCTGACCGGGAGTTCCTGGGCGTCGGCTACCGGACCCTCTACCAGTTGAACCCGATGGTGTCGTGGGCCAAGGCCTACCGGAACGTTCTCTACGACCTGAGGTTCCCGTCAGCCGAACGGTGGCTGGCCATCGTGGCCGCCACAGCCATCGTGCTGGTAGCCGGGTTCCGTGTGTTCAACCGGCTCGAGCCCCGCATGGCCGAGGAGGTGTGA
- a CDS encoding exopolysaccharide biosynthesis polyprenyl glycosylphosphotransferase has protein sequence MNTKPPTPIPDYEPDYEPGYPPEPESMSSGPFLRRCYVRLWRVGFRWLYALDAVGILFVVVAVTVARFGTDWPDPGELTAGMVALTAILQVTFYFGGLYEKQARLGHRMWFARVVGLTLVALAVGFVLVLPTGRYAVPRANLAAIGVGVVLVATGTRVLSRQLRSRRFGPPSVLLVGSTDETERAAAHLGETDRTAVVVARVPVGAGVAARADEHRATDVVFVDDVSLGDVMPEPLAALDRSGRGVYLRVTATTALLGLRDVREIGGMPYVAIRARALRTHQVRLKRLVELVVLLAAVPVVVPVVALLATYVRLVAGGGVLYRQVRTGRHGEPFTMAKFRTMHHDAEADGTARLAVADDARVVRGCRWLRRTRLDELPQLWHVVQGRMSLVGPRPERPERILEFEAALPGYGRRHEIAPGITGLAQVRAGYHTDPAYKLGHDLQYLVSWSPVLDLQILARTVLVLFRPGS, from the coding sequence ATGAACACCAAGCCACCCACCCCCATCCCGGACTACGAACCGGATTACGAACCGGGCTACCCGCCGGAACCGGAGTCGATGTCCTCGGGCCCGTTCCTGCGCCGGTGCTACGTGCGTCTGTGGCGGGTCGGCTTCCGCTGGTTGTACGCGCTGGATGCCGTGGGGATTTTGTTCGTGGTGGTGGCAGTCACCGTGGCCCGCTTCGGAACCGACTGGCCTGACCCGGGCGAACTGACGGCCGGCATGGTGGCCCTGACGGCGATCCTCCAGGTCACGTTCTACTTCGGCGGGCTATACGAGAAGCAGGCCCGGCTGGGCCATCGGATGTGGTTCGCCAGGGTGGTCGGCCTGACCCTGGTCGCTCTGGCCGTCGGGTTCGTGCTGGTGCTGCCCACCGGCCGCTACGCCGTCCCCCGGGCCAACCTGGCGGCCATTGGCGTGGGCGTGGTGCTGGTGGCCACCGGCACCCGGGTCCTGTCACGCCAGTTGCGGTCCCGACGGTTCGGTCCGCCGAGCGTGCTGCTGGTCGGGTCGACTGACGAGACGGAGCGGGCCGCCGCCCATCTGGGTGAGACCGATCGGACCGCGGTCGTGGTGGCCCGGGTTCCGGTGGGTGCCGGGGTGGCGGCACGGGCCGACGAGCACCGGGCCACCGACGTGGTGTTCGTGGACGATGTGTCCCTGGGTGACGTGATGCCCGAGCCGCTCGCCGCCCTCGACCGTTCGGGTCGGGGCGTGTACCTGCGGGTCACGGCGACCACCGCCCTGCTTGGCCTGCGTGACGTGCGCGAGATCGGCGGTATGCCGTACGTGGCCATCCGTGCCCGGGCTCTTCGCACCCACCAGGTGCGCCTCAAGCGCCTGGTGGAACTGGTCGTGCTGCTGGCGGCCGTCCCGGTGGTGGTGCCGGTGGTGGCCCTTCTCGCCACCTACGTTCGCCTGGTGGCCGGCGGCGGGGTGCTGTACCGCCAGGTGCGGACGGGGCGCCACGGGGAGCCGTTCACGATGGCCAAGTTCCGGACAATGCACCACGACGCCGAGGCCGACGGCACGGCCCGCCTGGCTGTAGCGGACGACGCCCGTGTGGTGCGCGGCTGCCGCTGGCTGCGTCGGACCCGGCTCGACGAGCTACCTCAGCTGTGGCACGTGGTGCAGGGCCGCATGTCCCTCGTCGGACCCCGGCCCGAACGACCCGAGCGGATCCTCGAGTTCGAGGCGGCTCTGCCGGGCTACGGCCGGCGCCACGAGATCGCCCCGGGCATCACCGGCCTGGCCCAGGTGCGGGCCGGCTACCACACCGATCCGGCCTACAAACTGGGCCACGACCTCCAGTACCTGGTCTCGTGGTCGCCGGTGCTGGACCTCCAGATCCTGGCCCGGACGGTGCTGGTGCTGTTCCGACCGGGCAGCTGA